In the genome of Mogibacterium neglectum, the window AAATATTCTTAGAATCGGAATTCCTTCAGGTATGCAAGGTATGGTGTTTTCGATATCTAATCTGCTAATTCAGTCTGCGATCAACAGCCTCGGCACTGATGCTATGGCCGGTACAACGGCTGCCTTCAATATAGAGATTATGGCATACTTTATTTCAAATGCATTTGGACAGGCTGCAGTTACGTTTGTCGGACAGAATCACGGAGCTTCGAATTATCGAAGGTGCAAAGATGTAGTAAAGCAGACATTGATCCTAAACTGGATTTCGATGATTGCCTTCGGTGTCTCAGTGATCGTATTCGGCAAGGAGATGCTGAGTGTATTTAATGATGATATGGCAGTGATAAAATTCGGCTATATAAGACTGGTTATACTTATGGCTGGTGAGGTTCTAAACTCTACAATTGAGACATTATCTGGAGGTATGAGAGGATACGGATACTCACTAAGTCCAGCAATAGTAACGCTTTTAGGTGTATGCGGTTTTAGAATAATATGGATTTACACGTTCTTTAAATTTAACCCAACATGGTTTAACCTAATGCTCGTGTATCCGGTAAGTTGGGCTGTTACATCGGCAATGATGGTTGTTGCATACAAAAGAACTATCAAGAAGGTCTTGCCTAAGGGGGAGTTATTAGTCTAAAATGTAATAGCTAAGACAGAGGGTTCGAAAGGAGATAGAGATGAGATTGCCTGCGCCTATTGAAAAATTCGCAGAACAATATTTTGTGCCACATGCTAGCGCTATAGTCTGGGCAGCGATACTAGTTATCTTTGCGCTGTTCGGTTACGTATGTTATAGAGCTAGGTCTAATAAGCCAATAAAATGGATTCTGCTTTTGGCGTTTTTAGTATGGGCATCGGTGCTTGTGCTACTCACAATAATCACCTTTGCTAATGAGGAAGAGGCTTTTGTCTTTTTAAACGTGTAAGCTAATTCTAGAGACAATTTTATACAGCAGTTCGAAACCATCCTGCTTTATCAAAACTACGGGTACTAGGAATACGAAAGTAAGCCGGCGTTTTGTTTTGCGTCGGCTGTTTATTTTTGATTAATTTTATCAGCGGCAGCTGTGTGATAATATGCGCTGTTAGATATTATGATTGTCTTCTGGAAATTTGATGTGGAAAGGAGAGCTCGAAGACTTGAGTGTCCGAGCAAAAACAAAATGAGTAATGAATTACTACTAATTATCACGCTAATAGTCGAGTACAGCGCCGTAGTGCTCATGTACAAGTATCTTGGGAGAGACGGACTCTACCTATGGACGGTGCTTGCGACTATCACCGCCAACATTGAGGTTCTTATCCTCGTAAAGGCGTTCGGCATGGAGATGACACTCGGAAACGTGCTCTTTGCGACCACTTTTTTGGTCACTGATATTGCCAGTGAAATCTATGGGAAAAAGGATGCGCACAAAGCTGTACATCTTGGTATAGCAACGTCCATTGCGTTTGTGGTAATCAGTTCGTCATGGTTATTGTATTCGCCAAGCTCAAGCGATTTTGCATCACCTTCAATCAGGCAGATATTTGCACATACACCGAGACTCATGTTCGCAAGTCTAGCGGTATACGTAATCGTGCAGTATTTTGATGTATGGCTATATCATAAGTGGTGGGATTTCACTAATAAGAAGTTTGGTGATAGAGAAAGGTTCTTATGGCTCCGTAATAACGGCTCGACATTAATCTCACAGCTAGTGAATTCGGCGCTATACACTGTATTTGCGTTTGCAGGATTATACGATACCAAGACCGTAATAACACTGATATTCTCGACTTATATAATCTATATCGTTACAAGCCTCTGCGATACACCTTTCGTGTATCTTTGCAGAGCTATAGCTCGTAAAAAAGGGGATATAACTGCATAAATAATAGCCACGCATTGTATTATATGCTTGCGTGGCTATTTTTATTTTACATTATAGATTTCATAGTTTTCTACCGTTATAGCAATTTTATTCCTGCACACTTGCTGATTTATTATGACCAAGGTGCTTTGCAAGTGCCTTAGAAACTATAGTGCCGAGCACGCAGCATGTTACCGCCTCGATTAAGCCTTGAAGTCCCACGAGTGTGATTACAAAAGTTAGCGGATTGGTTGCACCAATTGTGTGAGCAAGCTTCTGTATATATCTGGTGTCGTAGAAGGCAATAACTAAAAATCCCATGAAGAATATCGTGTTAAGTAAGGGGGCACTTATTGCTCCAATCGAGTATGCGATGGTACGGCTTTTTAAAACTTTATTGATCGCTTTAAATATGATACCTGCAAATGCTCCCATGAGCACTCTCGTGATGACACATAGTACAAATGTCTTAAAGGGTGCGACTTGAAATAAAACTCCGCCCATTGCAGATGCACCAGAAATAGCATCTATAAAGCTTGCGATGCCGAAGACTCCGCCGAGTATAGCTCCAGCGAGTGGACCCATTAGTATCGCTCCGATTGCGACTGGAAGTGTGAGAAATGACATGTAGATTGGACCGATAGGCACACTGCCAAGTCCTGTAATTTTCATGACGAGTTCAACTGCAACGAGAAGCGCTAATTGCGCAAGAAATTTAGTATTGGATAATTTATCCTTCATATTTACCTCCTTCTGCCGTTCTGCTAGGATACAGCGATGAGTCGGGCATCCCCGAAGAAATGATTTACATGGCATGACACTGCACGGTGAAGTCTCTGTCGCGCGTATTGCTGCGATGATATTCGCACAGTAATCTGCCCGAGAGATTATAACAACTTGTGAGATATTTTACAACAAG includes:
- a CDS encoding queuosine precursor transporter, which translates into the protein MSNELLLIITLIVEYSAVVLMYKYLGRDGLYLWTVLATITANIEVLILVKAFGMEMTLGNVLFATTFLVTDIASEIYGKKDAHKAVHLGIATSIAFVVISSSWLLYSPSSSDFASPSIRQIFAHTPRLMFASLAVYVIVQYFDVWLYHKWWDFTNKKFGDRERFLWLRNNGSTLISQLVNSALYTVFAFAGLYDTKTVITLIFSTYIIYIVTSLCDTPFVYLCRAIARKKGDITA
- a CDS encoding ECF transporter S component, with protein sequence MKDKLSNTKFLAQLALLVAVELVMKITGLGSVPIGPIYMSFLTLPVAIGAILMGPLAGAILGGVFGIASFIDAISGASAMGGVLFQVAPFKTFVLCVITRVLMGAFAGIIFKAINKVLKSRTIAYSIGAISAPLLNTIFFMGFLVIAFYDTRYIQKLAHTIGATNPLTFVITLVGLQGLIEAVTCCVLGTIVSKALAKHLGHNKSASVQE